In Balaenoptera acutorostrata chromosome 3, mBalAcu1.1, whole genome shotgun sequence, the genomic stretch AATtagttttctcagtttctttgaaAGTATTCACCAGTAGTTGTTCCGTGCAGAGTATTCATAGAGGCTAATTCTTCAGTAACTTCAAAGTCAGAATTGACGCCTCAAATAAACAAGAACTGTGCAGTATTAGTAATGTCTATTAACTCATCAAGAGTAAAGAACTACTTGGACTCATTACCTTTTTGACTATTGATGGTGCTCACAATGTTCTCAACTCTGAGCAACTGTCCTTGCCAAAAGGCCAACAGTCCTAGACAAGTCTGCTTTCTCCAAACACATTTCTTAGACTGCTGCTTTCAAACACAATTAACTCACCGACAGTAAATGGTTTTCCTTGCTTGGCTTACAAAAGAGTCACTTGGAGACTTACTTTGGTTGTAGCCTcacttacattttttattttgtgaagAAATTCTGCCAAGAATTTCCAGTTTAAATACCTAATTTTTCTGACAGTTGCTTGCCTGTGAGTTGGAAATACTGTGATGAGTActtctttgagaaatgtcaaAGTATATTGTACTTTAGCTCAGGTATGGATGCTTTGTCATCTAATTCAATGTCAAAAAAATTCACACTCTACTGTGCCGTAAAAGCACAACATGAATGGCTACTTTTCTTATTTTGGAATGAGGGATACATACTGGTggtaatagtaaaataaaatgttatagctTGGCAATACACATGGCACTCAAAATGTTGTTGAGTTATAACTGTGTCACTGTGATTTGTAGTGTGCTGAGCAGCAGTATGAAGTGATGAGAATCATATCCCATctgtgttgcaactactcaactctgctgttataCCATGAGGGCAGCCATAGCcagtatgtaaacaaatgagtatggtgtgttctaataaaactttatttatggacactgaaattcaaatttcatataattttcatgtcacaaaatattattcttttgattctttttcaaccatttaaaaatgtaagaaccATTCTCAGGTCACTTGCCATACAACAACAGGTGGTGGACCAGATTTGGCCTGCTGGACATAGTCTGCCTATCTCTGATCTAAATAATCTCATTTGTTAGTACTTTTATAGTAATAGTGTAGGAGTACTTATATAAAGCTTAGCTACACTCTTCAACTAAGGATAACTGTAAAATGATTAGTTCTTTCCTAGTTAGCACGCAATTATCCTACCTTCAAAAACtattttcccaagagaaagacaatatttaaacatatttatctaataaaatattagatatatttgatgataaaattataattatatatatatatatatatattataattataacagataaaaatgtatttagtaggcttatttaaattttaaattttaattttaattttaatttgataaTCCCCAATTTATAAGACAGCTAGGGCAAAATATAAGGGTTCAATACTAAAGTAACTGAATGCTAAAATCATACAAATGATATTTCACTACATAAAGGTCTAGTGGGGagctggagaaaatatttccaattaaGTGATTGAAgcaatttgtgttttttcttcctaaaagTCTTTATCTGTCCTCTGGCGTTTAATAGGTGGATCTTCATGATTGTCTGTAATAAATCCAGAAAACCTATATTAGGTAAGAtacttaacatttgaaaatacttttaaaaagcaaataatacaggcattttaaagatttttaatctAACTTACACATGGAATAGTAACATTCCTgcagatttattattttaatgaagtagaCTTCTACTAGACTGAACAGTACATCATACTAAAATTTGTAAAATTGTGAGAAAGTAGTCACAATTGAATGGCAAGGGGTCTTGAACTGAAATATCTATCTAGAATTAGTTTAACCTATTtccaagtttaaaaaataatataaaatatatatgtagccCCAGAAAGTTATATGAAAAGTATTACAGCTTACATTTAATTTCCCAGAGATTGCTCACCTCCATTTAGGGTCTGGTTCTTGTAAAGTATAGCAGCAGGAATCCGAAAAGTGATGCATAACATTTCCTTGTTAGGGGCCACATTTCTTACTAGGTGAACTGAACTGCATGCCTCCAAGGAGATGCCTAACACAGTTCCAGCTCGTTGCTGAACATCCTTAGCAGGATTAGCATCTTTGGAAAAGCTGTAACAGTGCACGATGGGAAAAAGCTCACTGCCGCATGGCTGTCCATCTAAGAGTGATTTGAAAGCACTGAGAAACTCAATAGCCTTTGCTGGCAAGTTCATGACAATGTGCAcagagtgttttctttcttttgacagTGGTCCCAGCTGCTGCATTAATTCTTCTCTGACTGGTCCTTGGAGGAAGTCTTTCCCATCCAAGTTAAAGACTTTCACCTTTTGGTCCACTTTATTTAATTTACAATTGTGTAGTAACCATTTATGGGATTCAGGATTGAGATCATTAGCAAATACAGTGCAGTTTTTCTTTGCTACTGGAATGGCAAAGGGCCCAACCCCAGCAAAAACATCAAATAGGACATCCCCAGGTTTGAGAAGTTCTGTGATACGGCTGTGTTCTGTGGAGAGACGAGGATTCCAATAGacttttgaaaaatcaaattcaTAAGTGTAGTTGTTTTCTCGAACCTGAAAAAGGTATTATGCTTTTGGTTAAACTGCTTAGTCTTAAGTTCTAGTCACTGATATTGGATGGATGCactcacagacatacacacatttaAATTTAGTATTATTAAGAGCAAAAAAAAACAGTGCATTTAAAGGCATTTTAATTAGAATTCTGGTGTTTACGCTATACTTGAGGCCACTTAATATCTTGCATTAGACATTTTCATGAGAAAAGTTATCTCTTCAAAGCCAAATGGCTCTCCGTCTCATCCTAAAGGGCTATAAAGTGGTTCTCCAATCACACTAGGAATTTTTCAGATAGGCCAATTGACTGGCTTAATTATACTCTTTCCTGTCACCTGATAGAAAAAAACCTATACTTTGAAACAACACACTACACATATCTTCACGGTGGGTAGCTAAGTTGCAGACAGCACTTCCACACAGCAAACAAGCTTCCCTCCTTAGTTTTCAGTTTGTCAGGGGGAGTCATGATAGATATGTCATGTGTTATTGAATTTGGAGGTAGTTTTGCTATGTTTTCAGACAGTTACTTGGACTTTGCAGGTTTCATGTCTATAAATAGAGCCGGTGTATAGAACAAATTATTTCCCTATTTTCTCCTTTCCCAAATCTGAGTTTTCATGGGTAAACTAAATACATACAGTGAAGCTAAAGTCTTGAACAAAATTAAGACTTTGCAGCATTTCTTTGGGGACTATCATAAACATGatagaaaataggaaacaaaactaaaattacAGTTGTAGAATGTGACCTCACCCATCATCTTAAGCCCCTtattttaacagatgaagaatcaAAGGCCAGAAAGTTCCTAAGTTCTATAAATCTGATAGATATCTTCTGTATTCTCTCTTCATGGACCTTAATTCCaaatttgtacatatttttttcttcctgaccaCATCAGACGCTCTGGCCATATTATTAAGGTTCCAGTGTTGGAAATGTTTCTTTATGATTCTGCCAACTAAAAGTCTTTCTAGGTATATAACCTGGAACGCTTAAATATATCTTGGGATGCTTTTTCCGAAATCTCCTTTCTACTCCCCTTTTAAGCTCTTTAGTGTGAATCACAGTTCTAGcttaaaaaattagattctaaGTATCCCTCTGGTTTTATCATGCTGTCTTTGATATCTCGCTCCCTTAGTTAAGCATTACTTTCAGCAGATTCACTTTTGGAATCTTTTTACCTcacaatatacacacatactacTTAAATGTTGCATGAACTCCTAAAGTTAAACTTAAATGTGATTCTGTTTGGAGCAAAGAAATTATACTgagtttttacatttatttgactGTATAAATATTAGGTATAAAGTATGTCCTTAAGAACAAGCTTTAGTTGACTTAGGAAATCAATCACAAGGCATTTATAAAATTACAGAAGTTTCTCAGAACTTTTAGATGTTCTTTCTGAGAAGAATGATACTATCTGTTACTCTAAGGGTCAGTACCAAGAAAAGAACATGCACAATGTTCAATCAGGGTACACCTAAAGTTTAGTAGGTCTTCGTGTCGGCTGAGATAAGCACTGTTATTACCAAAGGATTCATACTCAAATCTTGCTTGCCATAACAGACCTCATACATTATACACAAGTAGTAGGCAGTGGAGGTTTGGTATACAGGGAAAGACCATGCATGGACTCGAGTCGGAAGCCTTGCTCCAAACACTCTGCTCAGTCATTCCTAGTTATTTCATCTGCATAAAGAGAATATGAATAACAACAACCATTATCTTGTGGGTCTCTTAGGATTTGTTATATTTAAAGCATTTAGCTCAGGACCTAAAAGTAAGTGTGTagtaaatggtattttaatattCTGACACTATTAAATTCTGGAGAAATATTGGCCCagaatcttaaaattattttgcctAAGTTCTCTCCTGAGTTTTATAAAGTCCTGTTTAAAAGATATGACTAACATTTTAAGAGtggcttttgttattaaaattatgGAGAAAGTTTAACTTATTTCTTAGCTTGGGTACAAAATTTCACATAATGTTAACATGTAATTATCTAAGGGgcttaaaaaaagtttattatgtCCAACACTCCAGAGGATTTTGGGGGTGTAAGATGAGAAAGTGGTTTATACCAGGAATCTgttcctatatattttaaattattttttctttgaaatagatttgttttgtttttcttataaaagaaatatgTGCTCAGTAGAAAAGTATAAAGATGATAATAAAGGTCACCAGTAACTATACCAAATAAAAATATGCTCACTGTTAATGTTCTGGTGTATATGCATATTTACATACTTAAAATTATCATAGTTAAAATGGAACTATGTTATATATACTGTTCTACAACTTATTTTTTGTCACTTAACTTGTCAGTGGACAATTTATTTTAAGTATGGAGCTAAATATAAATAATCTTTAATGAtggagtattccattgtattgttACACCAAAATGTAATCAATTCTCTACTgatgacatttaggttgtttccatttcttcgtttgttttattttttattataaaaatgatgcagggacttccctggcggtccagtggttaagactccgtgcttccactgcagggggtgggggtttgatccctggtcggggaactaagatcccacatgccacgcggcacaaccaaaaaaggaaaaaaaaaaaaaatgatgcagaaCCTAGTACGTATATCATTACAGTTTTGTCCAATTATATCCTTGAGATaacttcctataaatggaatGCTAGGTCAAAGGATGTATCTATTCAAAATTGCAATATATTACCATATACTCTTACTGACTGTATCAAATTTGCACTCCCATCTATAGTATATGTAAATGCTCACATTCTCACATATTCACCAATACTGGGTATTATATATTCTTAATCTTTGTTATCTATTCTGATTTCAAACATTAATCTAGATATACACTATATTAGGAGACAATAAAATACTCCATACCTTGGTCATCATATTCTCCTCTCCAGATAGCACTTCCATTTGGAAATTTCGGTAGGTATTATcaatgttattaattttatttaccgCTGAGGTGATTCCTGGATTTTTGTCAATCATAACTTGGCCTAAAAGCAGAGAATTCATAATAAATATTGCCTTTTGGTtgcaaaataaaagctaaaactgcAAATATGAAATTGATGTGAactatattttcttttggtttatagACAAAACCTGCATCTAGTGTGTGTAAAGAGGCATGCAATTCTAAAAATTCAACAGATTACTAAAGTTAATGTCTGACAGCCCCCaatgcaaacacacacaaaaaatgtgtgggtacatttataaaaaaaatttttttgaggactTTTGTTCCACCTAATATTTTTCCGTGTCTTTTACTTAGTCTTCTCAAATGTATCAATACAGCAGTTAGTAAACAGGTAGACCATAGGGAATtggttaaaaaatagaaagaagagatGTAAGGACTTTGGGAACAAATAGTCCCAGAAAACACCAGCCTGTCCTCATTGGCCTCAAACCAAATGTATGCTTCATTGTGTATTTGAAACAGATACTTCCACTTTGGAAACACATAGCagcaaaataatgttttcaaataaaagaaacatagatTCTTTAGAGTTTTAtctaaataaaatgttcatttactTAAATTGTTCTTTATGTCAAATATTTGCCAGAGCAGAAAAAGCTACAAGGATAAAGTACACCGGCAATGGTATACTGATGCCCTATAATCAAAGTCTACATTTTTGTTGGCacttaaaaaatttataagaATCTATACACtgactggttcaagatggcggagtagaaggacgtgctctcactccttcttgcgagaacactggaatcacaactaactgctgaacaatcatcgacagaaagacactagaactcaccaaaaatgatacctcacatccaaagacaaaggagaagccacaatgagatggtaggaggggcgcaaacacagtaaaatcaaatcccataacttctgggtgggtgactcagactggagaacacttataccacagaagtccacccactggagtgaaggttctgagccccacggtaggcttctgaacctgggggtctggcaacgggaggaggaattcctagagaatcagactttgaaggctagcgggatttcattgcaggacttcgacaggactgggggaaagagagactccactcttggagggcacacacaaagtagtgtgtgcatcgggacccagaggaaggagcagtgaccccataggagactgaaccagacctacctgctagttttggtgagtctcctgcagaggcagggtggCTCtatctcaccgtgaggacaaggacactggcagcagaagttctcggaagtactccttggtgtgagccctcccaaagtccgccattagccccaccaaagagcccaggtaggctccagtgttgggtcacttcaggccaaacaaccaacagggagggaacccagctccacccatcagcagtcaagtggattaaagttttactgagctctgcccaccagagcaacagtcagctctacgcaccaccagtccctcccatcaggaaacttgcacaagcctctcagatagcctcatccatcagagggcagacagcagaagcacgaagaactacaatcctgcagcctgtgaaacaaaaaccacattcacagaaagatagacaagatgaaaaggcagagggctatataccagatgaaggaaaaagataaaaccccagaaaaacaactaaatgaagtggagataggcaaccttccagaaaaagagttcagaataatgatagtgaagatgatccaggaccttggaaaaagaatggaggcaaagatcgagaagatgcaagacatgtttaacaaagacctagaagaattaaagaacaaacaaacagagatgaacaatacaataactgaaatgaaaactacactagaaggaatcaatagcagaataaatgaggcagaagaatggataagtgacctggaagacagaatggtggaattcactgctgcagaacagaataaagaaaaaagaatgaaaagaaatgaagacagcctaagagacctctgggacaacattaaacgcaacaacattcgcattataggggtcccaggaggaggagagagagagaaaggaccagagaaaatatttgaagagattatagtcgaaaacttccctaacatgggaaaggaaatagccacccaagtccaagaagtgcagagagtcccatacacgataaacccaaggagaaacacaccaagacacacagtaatcaaactggcaaaaattaaagacaaagacaaattattgaaagcagcaagggaaaaacgacaaataacatacaagggaattcccataaggttaagagctgatttctcagcagaaactctacaagccagaagggagtggcatgatatatttaaagtgacgaaagggaagaacctacaaccaagattactctacctggcaaggatctcattcagattcaatggagaaatcaaaagctttaccgacaagcaaaagctaagagaattcagcaccaccaaatcagctctacaacaaatgctaaaggaacttctctaagtgggaaacacaagagaagaaaaggacctaaaaaagcaaacccaaaacaatttaagaaaatggtcataggaacatacatatagataattaccttaaacgtgagtggattaaatgctccaaacaaaagacacaggctagctgaatggatacaaaaacaagacccatatatatgctatctacaagagacccacttcagacctagggacacatacagactgaaagtgaggggatggaaaaagatattccatgcaaatggaaatcaaaagaaagctggagtagcaatactcatatcagataaaatagactttaaaataaagaatgttataagagacaaggaaggacactacataatgatcaagggatcaatccaagaagaagatataacaattataaatatatatgcacccaacataggagcacctcaatacataaggcaactgctaacagctataaaagagaaaatcaacagtaacacaataatagtgggagactttaacacctcacttacaccaatggacagatcttccaaacagaaaattaataaggaaacacaagctttaaatgacacaatagaccacatagatttaattgatatttataagacattccatcccaaaacagcatattacactttcttctcaagtgcgcacggaacattctccaggatagatcacatcttgcgtcacaaatcaagcctcagtaaatttaagaaaattgaagtcatatcaagtatcttttctgaccacaatgctatgagattagaaatgaattagggaaaaaaacgtaaaaaacagaaacacatggaggctaaacaatatgttactaaataaccatgagatcactgaagaaatcaaagaggaaataaaaaattaactagagacaaatgacaatgaaaacacgacgatccaaaacatacgggatgcagcaaaagcagttctaagaggaaagtttatcgctatacaagcctacctcaagaaacaagaaaaatctcaagtaaacaatctaaccttacacctaaaggaagtagagaaagaagaacaaataaaacccaaagttagcagaaggaaagaaatcataaagatcagagcagaaataaatgaaatagaaacaaagaaaacaaaagcaaagatcaataaaactaaaagctggttctttgagaagataaacaaaattgataaaccattagccaaactcatcaagaaacagagggagaggactcaaatcaataaaattagaaatgaaaaaggagaagttacaacagacactgcagaaatacaaagcatcctaagagactactacaagcaactctatgccaataaaatggacaacctggaagaaatggacaaattcttagaaaggtataaccttccaagactgaaccaggaagaagtagaaagtattaacagaccaatcacaagtaatgaaattgaaactgtgatgaaaaatcttccaacaaacagaagtccaggaccagatggcttcacaggtgagttctatcgaacatttagagaagagctaacacccatccttcccaaactcttccaaaaattgcagaggaaggaacactcccaaactcattctatgaggccaccatcaccctgataccaaaaccagacaaagatactacaaaaaaagaaaattacagaccaatatcactgatgaatatagatgcaaaaatcctcaacaaaatactagcaaacagaatccaacaacacattaaaaggatcatacaccatgatcaagtgggatttatcccagggctgcaaagattcttcaatatacgtaaatcaatcaatgtgatataccatattaacaaattgaagaagaaaaaccatatgatcatctcaatagatgcagaaaaagcttttgacaaaattcaacacccatttatgataaaaactcttcagaaagtgggcatagagggaacctacctcaacataataaaggccatatacgacaaacccacagcaaacatcattctcaacggtgaaaaactgaaagcatttcctctaagatcaggaacaacacaaggatgtccactctcaccactattattcaacatttttggaagtcctagccacggcaatcagagaagaaaaagaaataaaaggaatacaaattggaaaagaagaagtaaaactgtcactgtttgcagatgtcatgatactatacatagagaaccctaaagatgccaccagaaaactagtagagctaatcaatgaatttggtaaagttgcaggatacaaaattaatgcacagaaatctcttgcattcctatatactaatgataaaaaaatctgaaagagaaattatggaaacactcccatttaccattgcaacaaaaagaataaaatacctaggaataaacctacctagggagacaaaagacctttatgcagaaaactataagacactgatgaaagaaattaaagatgataccaacagatggagagatataccatgttcttggattggaagaatcaatactgtgaaaatgactgtactacgcaaagcaatctacagattcaatgcaatccctatcaaattacccatggccttttttacagaactagacaaaaaatcttaacatttgtatggagatacaaaagaccccaaatagccaaagcagtctttagggaaaaaagaggagctggaggaatcagactccctgacttcagactatactccaaagctacagtaatcaagacaatatagtaccagcacaaaaacagaaatatagatcaatggaacaagatagaaagcccagagataaacccacgcacctatggtcaactaatctatgacaaaggaggcaaggatatacaatggagaaaagacagtctcttcaataagtggtgctgggaaaactggacagctacatgtaaaagattgaaattagaacactccctaacatcatacacaaaaataaactcaaaatggatttgagacctaaatgtaagaccggacactataagactcttagaggaaaacataggaagaacattctttgacataaatcacagcaagattttttttgatccacggcctagagtaatggaaataaaaacaaaaataaacaaatgggacctaatgaaacttaaaagcttttgcacagcaaaggaaaccataaacaagatgaaaagacaaccctcagaatgggagaaaatatttgcaaacgaatcaacagagaaaggattaatctccaaaatatataaacagctcatgcagctcaatattaaaaaaagaaacgaaccaatccaaaaatgggcagaagacctaaatagacatttctccaaagaagacatacagatggccaagaagcacatgaaaagctgctcaacatcactaattattagagatctgcacatcaaaactacaatgaggtatcacctcacaccagttagaatgggcatcatcagaaaatttacaaacaacaaatgctggagagggtgtggagaaaagggaaccctcttgcactgttggtgggaatgtaaattgatacagccactatggagaacagtatggaggttccttataaaactaaaaatagaattaccatatgacacagcaatcccactactgggcatatacccagagaaaaccataattcaaaaagacacatgcaccccaatgttcattgcagcactatttacaatagccaggtcatggaagcaacctatatgcccatcgacagacaaatgaataaagaagatgtggtacatatatacaatggaatattactcagccataaaaaggaacgaaattgggtcatttgtagtgacgtggatggacctagagactgtcatacagagtgaagtaagtcagaaagag encodes the following:
- the TRMT5 gene encoding tRNA (guanine(37)-N1)-methyltransferase isoform X2 — protein: MPEIETNQRDSELFSPPSDVRGMTELDRTAFKKTITIPVLKVRKEIVNKLMRSLKRAALQRPGIKRVIEDPEDEESRLIMLDPYKMFTDDSFEKGELSILKQLNVNPQISKYNLELTYENFKSEEILKAVLPEGQDVTSGFSRVGHIAHLNLRDHQLPYKHLIGQVMIDKNPGITSAVNKINNIDNTYRNFQMEVLSGEENMMTKVRENNYTYEFDFSKVYWNPRLSTEHSRITELLKPGDVLFDVFAGVGPFAIPVAKKNCTVFANDLNPESHKWLLHNCKLNKVDQKVKVFNLDGKDFLQGPVREELMQQLGPLSKERKHSVHIVMNLPAKAIEFLSAFKSLLDGQPCGSELFPIVHCYSFSKDANPAKDVQQRAGTVLGISLEACSSVHLVRNVAPNKEMLCITFRIPAAILYKNQTLNGDNHEDPPIKRQRTDKDF
- the TRMT5 gene encoding tRNA (guanine(37)-N1)-methyltransferase isoform X1, with the protein product MRILWRPFGFSRRLLKVESCRITESESLIPLAWASLIQKLSRTPGIFLLDQRKRFSTMPEIETNQRDSELFSPPSDVRGMTELDRTAFKKTITIPVLKVRKEIVNKLMRSLKRAALQRPGIKRVIEDPEDEESRLIMLDPYKMFTDDSFEKGELSILKQLNVNPQISKYNLELTYENFKSEEILKAVLPEGQDVTSGFSRVGHIAHLNLRDHQLPYKHLIGQVMIDKNPGITSAVNKINNIDNTYRNFQMEVLSGEENMMTKVRENNYTYEFDFSKVYWNPRLSTEHSRITELLKPGDVLFDVFAGVGPFAIPVAKKNCTVFANDLNPESHKWLLHNCKLNKVDQKVKVFNLDGKDFLQGPVREELMQQLGPLSKERKHSVHIVMNLPAKAIEFLSAFKSLLDGQPCGSELFPIVHCYSFSKDANPAKDVQQRAGTVLGISLEACSSVHLVRNVAPNKEMLCITFRIPAAILYKNQTLNGDNHEDPPIKRQRTDKDF